Proteins found in one Bacillota bacterium genomic segment:
- a CDS encoding branched-chain amino acid ABC transporter substrate-binding protein, whose product MKKYVALLLILSLIVMSFGVVGCGQKQAKTVKIAYIGPITGPNAAIGLGMKNSAELAIKQANASGKLPYKLELLVLDDASDPAQAVNAANKAASDPDVVAAVAHFNSGCALASVHAFHKFGLPAVIIAAIHPKITQNGYPEITRVIGDINIQEKVAGKKATTEFGLKKFAVIQDQTDYGKSNAEAFMDEVKRNGGEIVSYDGIAVGQQDFSALLTTIKAKNPEMIFFGGLATEAALIKRQMADLKIPAIFMSDSGILSSTFNEIAKDAATGTLAHGYGAPIEDLPGGQAFIKAYNEAGFKEPYEAYGPFAYDAAGIVIEAIKKVGPDRAKLVNAIRDTRDYNGVLGKTSFDQNGQTTADLVTTYISENGKWVPYYKSTLKVKDKKIQ is encoded by the coding sequence ATGAAAAAATACGTAGCGCTGCTCCTGATCCTCTCCTTGATTGTGATGTCGTTCGGTGTGGTTGGGTGCGGCCAGAAGCAAGCCAAGACCGTGAAGATCGCCTACATCGGACCGATTACCGGTCCCAATGCGGCAATTGGCCTGGGGATGAAGAACTCTGCTGAACTGGCGATCAAACAGGCAAATGCCTCAGGCAAACTGCCATATAAACTCGAATTGTTGGTCCTGGACGATGCCTCGGATCCGGCGCAAGCTGTAAATGCGGCGAACAAAGCCGCTTCTGATCCTGATGTCGTCGCGGCGGTAGCCCATTTTAACAGTGGATGCGCCCTGGCCAGTGTCCACGCTTTCCACAAGTTTGGGCTGCCAGCCGTAATTATTGCGGCCATCCACCCTAAGATCACCCAGAACGGTTACCCGGAAATCACCCGCGTGATCGGTGATATCAACATTCAGGAAAAGGTGGCCGGTAAGAAAGCCACCACCGAGTTTGGGCTGAAGAAGTTTGCCGTGATTCAGGACCAGACCGACTACGGCAAGAGCAATGCCGAAGCCTTTATGGATGAAGTCAAACGGAACGGTGGCGAGATCGTCAGCTATGATGGCATCGCGGTTGGGCAACAGGACTTCTCCGCCCTGTTAACCACAATTAAAGCGAAAAATCCGGAGATGATTTTCTTTGGTGGTCTGGCGACCGAGGCGGCCTTGATTAAGCGGCAAATGGCCGACTTGAAGATCCCAGCGATCTTTATGAGTGATTCCGGGATTCTCTCGAGTACTTTCAACGAGATCGCCAAAGATGCTGCTACCGGTACGCTGGCTCACGGTTACGGGGCGCCGATTGAAGACCTCCCCGGGGGGCAGGCCTTTATCAAGGCTTATAACGAAGCAGGGTTCAAGGAACCTTACGAGGCTTATGGTCCCTTCGCCTATGATGCCGCGGGAATCGTTATCGAGGCGATTAAAAAGGTCGGACCAGACCGGGCTAAATTAGTCAATGCCATTCGGGATACCAGGGATTACAATGGCGTGCTGGGCAAAACCTCCTTTGACCAGAATGGCCAGACCACGGCTGACCTGGTGACCACCTACATCAGTGAAAACGGCAAATGGGTACCCTACTACAAATCCACACTGAAAGTCAAGGATAAGAAGATCCAATAA
- the otsB gene encoding trehalose-phosphatase — protein sequence MSQLPALQEGTPDFLATLVLKYPKLLLMTDYDGTLVPIRERPEFALPSRGLLKALRRLVRNPKVKLAVLSGRDTDDLKKLIPVDGVYLAGCHGAEIVSTGGDILKIFEEKEIAPVLETIAGLALSCVADQDGFLVEKKRTAVALHYRLANLATALQVIGNYITAVWPLTVKNDLEFLAGKKVIEVRPRTVNKGKAVEYLMNLNPEFYPVYIGDDTTDEDAFRAVREKGLGVLVSASKKTTAASYQFRDSRDVLRFLQIIASR from the coding sequence ATGAGCCAGTTACCAGCCTTACAGGAAGGGACGCCAGATTTTTTGGCAACACTGGTTTTAAAATATCCGAAATTACTACTAATGACTGATTACGATGGTACGCTGGTACCCATAAGAGAAAGGCCAGAATTTGCCTTGCCGAGTCGAGGACTTTTAAAAGCCTTGAGACGTCTGGTGAGAAATCCAAAAGTTAAATTGGCCGTATTAAGCGGCCGGGACACGGATGACCTGAAAAAATTAATCCCGGTTGATGGGGTTTATCTTGCTGGCTGTCATGGCGCGGAAATCGTATCTACGGGCGGCGATATATTGAAAATATTTGAGGAAAAGGAGATAGCGCCTGTACTGGAGACGATTGCCGGACTGGCTCTAAGCTGTGTTGCGGATCAGGATGGCTTTCTGGTGGAAAAAAAGAGAACGGCAGTTGCCTTGCATTACCGTTTAGCTAATCTGGCAACGGCGTTACAGGTGATAGGTAATTATATCACGGCGGTGTGGCCACTAACAGTAAAAAATGATTTGGAGTTTCTGGCTGGCAAAAAAGTCATTGAAGTGCGCCCAAGGACGGTTAACAAGGGTAAAGCGGTAGAATATCTGATGAATCTAAATCCCGAATTTTACCCTGTCTACATAGGAGATGACACCACTGATGAAGACGCTTTCAGGGCAGTCCGGGAAAAAGGTCTGGGGGTACTGGTATCAGCATCCAAGAAAACTACCGCGGCCTCTTATCAGTTTCGGGATTCACGAGATGTTCTGAGATTCCTTCAAATTATTGCATCGAGATGA
- a CDS encoding metal-dependent hydrolase encodes MDNLTHGLAGAVMAGLCTTKEEQSRQLAQARFWTFLLGAEVPDIDIVTRLSSDLDYLSLHRGPSHSLWGMALLAGLITLFIRRIFPAVNLARTYGYALAAIVVHVFLDLLTSYGTQVFYPWNLTKYSWDILMIVDPLIIMILGLGLYFARVHSVQRRRFLWGAVMLVGLYIGGRVWVHHDLYHQVVTSLGTDYALKRVSVLPPVVGISNWNFIVETENSMFLGNVDLNRGVTTREVLPKPQVDPVVTAAMRAPAAEVFLGFARHPYLTYEKLGDRYLVKIVDMRYQVRNRSPFMVVVQLDRNLNVIDSGLGSRSE; translated from the coding sequence TTGGACAACTTGACCCATGGACTGGCTGGCGCGGTTATGGCCGGGTTGTGTACGACTAAGGAAGAACAATCAAGGCAGCTTGCCCAGGCTCGATTCTGGACATTTCTCCTTGGCGCAGAGGTGCCGGACATTGACATTGTGACCCGCCTGTCCAGTGACCTGGACTACCTGTCGCTGCACCGCGGCCCCAGCCATTCGCTGTGGGGAATGGCGCTCCTGGCCGGGCTAATTACCCTGTTCATTCGCCGGATTTTTCCCGCTGTCAATCTGGCCAGAACGTATGGTTATGCTCTGGCGGCGATTGTGGTGCACGTCTTCTTGGACCTTTTAACTTCCTACGGCACCCAGGTTTTCTACCCCTGGAACCTGACAAAGTACAGTTGGGATATTTTAATGATCGTTGATCCCCTGATCATCATGATCCTGGGCCTGGGTTTATACTTTGCCCGCGTTCATTCCGTGCAGCGACGGCGCTTTTTATGGGGGGCCGTTATGCTGGTCGGTCTTTATATTGGGGGCCGAGTTTGGGTGCACCACGACCTGTATCACCAGGTAGTCACCAGTCTTGGTACTGATTACGCGTTAAAGCGTGTCAGTGTGTTACCACCGGTCGTGGGGATAAGTAATTGGAATTTTATCGTGGAGACAGAAAATAGCATGTTTTTGGGCAATGTTGACTTGAATAGAGGGGTAACCACGCGCGAGGTTTTACCCAAGCCTCAGGTCGACCCGGTAGTTACTGCCGCTATGCGGGCGCCGGCCGCGGAAGTATTTTTAGGGTTTGCGCGCCACCCTTATCTGACTTACGAGAAACTGGGTGATCGCTACCTGGTAAAAATTGTGGACATGCGTTATCAGGTCCGCAACCGTAGCCCCTTCATGGTGGTCGTCCAACTTGACCGGAACTTGAATGTTATCGACAGCGGATTGGGTTCAAGGTCTGAGTAA
- a CDS encoding branched-chain amino acid ABC transporter permease translates to MPKWREWLIIGLIMLLLYGFILGVIWVEDPLIVLALLGLVIGGVVWWIRQYSDSYARLFALFQRHRRVALGILTVLLVAFPFLQRENPYWIQVAVMSGLFVIMALGLNVMVGNAGLVCLGYAAFYAIGAYTSGLLTLKHDVSFWLALPLAGLLAMAFGFLLGLPALRVRGHYLALVTIAFGLVVQQLLINLEGLTGGTNGVINIPSPQIGSFSLGRPLDLGFITLPFQANFYFLVLILAGLTLFMVYRVSPSLVGLSWNAIREDQLAAQCYGIDLTKNKLWAFAFGAFFGGIAGAVYANMVGFISPENFTYTHSILVLSMILLGGIDSIPGVILGAILLTVIPEKFRAFEDWRMMFYGFIIVLMLLFKPDGLLPARTRKYTSATPAGDGSAKVTSTGAGYLAGQLDN, encoded by the coding sequence GTGCCGAAGTGGCGGGAATGGTTAATCATTGGTCTCATTATGCTCTTGTTATACGGATTCATCCTGGGGGTAATCTGGGTGGAAGACCCACTCATCGTCCTGGCTCTGCTGGGGTTGGTTATCGGCGGAGTGGTCTGGTGGATTCGCCAGTATTCTGATAGTTACGCCCGCTTGTTTGCCTTATTCCAGCGTCACCGCCGGGTGGCTCTGGGTATTCTGACGGTGCTGCTGGTGGCCTTCCCCTTCCTGCAGCGCGAGAATCCGTACTGGATCCAGGTCGCTGTCATGAGCGGGCTGTTCGTGATCATGGCCCTGGGGTTAAACGTGATGGTTGGTAACGCGGGGTTGGTCTGCCTGGGTTACGCAGCTTTTTACGCCATTGGGGCCTATACCTCCGGACTGTTAACCCTGAAGCACGATGTATCTTTCTGGTTGGCTCTACCGCTGGCCGGCTTGTTAGCGATGGCCTTCGGTTTTCTGCTCGGTTTGCCCGCTTTAAGGGTCCGCGGTCACTACCTGGCCCTGGTCACGATCGCTTTTGGCCTGGTGGTTCAGCAACTATTGATCAACCTGGAAGGTTTGACTGGTGGCACCAACGGGGTAATTAATATCCCGTCGCCGCAGATCGGGTCGTTTTCGCTGGGGCGCCCCCTTGACCTGGGGTTCATCACTCTGCCCTTTCAAGCGAATTTCTACTTTTTAGTCTTGATATTAGCAGGGTTAACTCTTTTTATGGTCTACCGGGTTTCCCCCTCCCTGGTCGGCCTATCCTGGAACGCTATCCGTGAGGACCAGCTGGCGGCCCAGTGCTACGGGATTGACCTGACGAAAAACAAACTGTGGGCCTTTGCCTTCGGGGCCTTCTTCGGCGGTATAGCTGGAGCGGTCTACGCCAATATGGTTGGCTTTATTTCACCGGAAAATTTCACTTATACCCATTCCATTCTGGTGTTAAGCATGATCCTCTTGGGCGGGATAGATTCCATTCCCGGGGTTATCCTGGGCGCGATTTTGTTAACGGTGATCCCGGAGAAGTTCCGGGCCTTTGAAGACTGGCGGATGATGTTTTACGGCTTCATTATCGTGCTGATGCTGCTGTTTAAGCCTGACGGGCTCCTGCCGGCGCGAACACGAAAATATACCTCGGCGACGCCTGCTGGCGACGGTTCAGCAAAAGTGACCAGCACGGGAGCGGGTTACCTGGCCGGGCAGCTAGATAACTGA
- a CDS encoding branched-chain amino acid ABC transporter permease: MAEFAVVFQQLLNGLSLGAMYSLIAIGFTLFFGVIDLINFAHGEIYMLGAFVALITVSILGGMGLIGLNFIVVLAVVLLVTMIFCALVGAAVERSVVKPMRGAPDLMTLLVTLGVSIILREAVMLFYPNGANPQAFPDLLPAGDFSLGGVLIKYEQLFLLTVAAVLVVFLYFLVNKTDYGRYMRATSQDREAAMMMGLDIDRIIVLTFMLGSALGAVAGVLNGMYYNIIKFNMGFLMGIKGFSAAVVGGLGNIYGAVVGGLLLGFLEMFAAAFIPGGSRYQDVIGFLIVIFFLVFRPSGIFHEKVYEKV, translated from the coding sequence ATGGCCGAATTTGCAGTGGTTTTCCAACAGTTATTGAACGGGCTGAGTCTGGGGGCCATGTACTCACTGATAGCCATCGGCTTTACCCTGTTTTTTGGGGTGATCGACCTGATCAATTTTGCCCACGGCGAAATCTACATGCTGGGGGCCTTTGTGGCTTTGATTACAGTCAGCATCCTGGGCGGGATGGGATTGATCGGATTGAACTTTATCGTTGTTCTGGCGGTGGTGCTGCTTGTGACCATGATTTTCTGCGCCCTGGTCGGAGCAGCCGTGGAACGGTCGGTGGTCAAGCCGATGCGCGGGGCGCCTGATTTGATGACCCTCCTGGTTACGCTGGGCGTGTCTATTATTCTGCGGGAAGCAGTGATGCTTTTTTATCCGAATGGTGCTAATCCACAGGCGTTTCCCGATCTCCTGCCGGCGGGCGATTTCAGCCTTGGTGGTGTGTTGATCAAGTATGAACAGTTGTTTCTCCTGACGGTGGCCGCTGTGCTGGTGGTCTTTTTGTACTTCCTGGTGAATAAAACGGACTACGGTCGCTATATGCGGGCTACCTCCCAGGACCGCGAGGCGGCGATGATGATGGGGCTGGACATTGACCGCATCATTGTCCTCACCTTCATGCTGGGATCGGCGCTGGGTGCGGTGGCCGGTGTGTTAAACGGGATGTATTATAATATTATTAAGTTCAATATGGGTTTCCTGATGGGCATCAAGGGCTTTTCGGCAGCGGTTGTCGGCGGTCTGGGCAATATTTACGGCGCTGTTGTCGGCGGGCTGCTGCTCGGTTTTCTGGAGATGTTTGCCGCGGCGTTTATACCAGGGGGGTCGCGCTACCAGGACGTGATCGGGTTTTTGATCGTGATCTTTTTCCTGGTCTTCCGGCCTTCTGGGATCTTTCACGAGAAAGTCTACGAGAAGGTGTAG
- a CDS encoding FAD-dependent oxidoreductase, with protein sequence MRVLTTHVLVIGSGAAGMRAALEARRAGSEVLLICKRRLGRSGNTVVAVTNFAAYVPGVFPEDSVEAFIHDTMAGGRYINRHDLVETLANESGRRVMELEQWGVQFFTRNGRLAPTQSPGHSFPRSYRLDTSQQPPNLSGLALTNPLAAACRKAGVCVLENMVVIDFLVDGQQVIGALAFDRQRQEFLAVASPTIVLAGGGGTALFKRHNNTTDLSADSYALALRAGLELVDLEFVQFFPTMVFRPLRLTMETTMFGFGAVLRNCAGEAFMHRYDPVRGNMATRDTMVAAIFNEVREGRGVEDGVWLDCREMGARLDERYGHLVKSLADKGIDLHREPVIVTPAAHHIMGGVVIDPETRTDLAGLFVAGEAAGGVHGANRLGGNALTETQVFGARAGLAAAGVNRQPKTQIVLELAKEQLNKLPPAGSGRGNEVAAQLRQRIKEIVWKRVAVGCEEAGLLAARTELELLADEWSDSRPQDNAVFLPWWEVGNLLLTARAMVEASLCRRESRGSFIRLDFPQEDHNWLGNVFLRYDGGQIKSRFQPLPKPLELLSEGGTG encoded by the coding sequence ATGCGGGTATTGACGACGCATGTCCTGGTAATTGGTAGTGGGGCGGCCGGTATGCGGGCGGCTCTGGAGGCGCGGCGGGCTGGTAGTGAGGTGCTGCTCATCTGTAAACGGCGGTTGGGGCGGAGCGGCAACACAGTTGTCGCGGTGACTAACTTTGCAGCGTACGTACCGGGTGTTTTTCCTGAAGATTCGGTAGAAGCATTTATTCACGATACTATGGCCGGCGGCCGATACATTAACCGGCATGATCTGGTTGAGACCCTGGCGAACGAGTCGGGGCGGCGGGTGATGGAGCTTGAGCAGTGGGGAGTCCAATTCTTTACTCGAAATGGACGACTGGCGCCTACACAGAGCCCCGGGCACTCGTTTCCCCGGAGCTACCGCCTTGATACCAGTCAACAACCTCCAAATCTGAGCGGGCTGGCCTTGACCAATCCGCTGGCGGCTGCCTGTCGGAAAGCGGGTGTCTGTGTGCTGGAGAATATGGTGGTCATTGATTTTCTGGTTGATGGGCAGCAAGTGATCGGTGCCCTCGCTTTTGACCGACAGCGGCAGGAGTTCCTGGCCGTGGCCTCTCCGACCATTGTCCTGGCTGGTGGTGGTGGAACAGCCCTTTTTAAGAGGCATAATAATACTACTGACCTGAGTGCTGATTCTTATGCTCTGGCACTGCGGGCCGGCCTGGAATTGGTCGACCTTGAGTTTGTGCAGTTCTTTCCCACCATGGTGTTTCGACCTCTCCGCCTAACAATGGAGACCACCATGTTCGGCTTCGGTGCGGTGCTGCGCAATTGCGCTGGTGAAGCCTTTATGCACCGCTATGATCCGGTGCGTGGGAATATGGCTACCCGCGATACCATGGTCGCGGCAATCTTCAATGAGGTGCGGGAAGGTCGTGGGGTAGAGGATGGAGTCTGGTTGGACTGTCGGGAGATGGGAGCTCGGCTGGATGAGCGTTATGGACATCTGGTGAAGTCTCTGGCCGACAAGGGAATAGATCTGCACCGGGAGCCGGTGATAGTTACACCGGCAGCGCATCATATCATGGGTGGGGTGGTTATAGACCCGGAGACCAGGACCGATCTTGCCGGCCTTTTTGTTGCCGGGGAGGCCGCCGGTGGTGTGCATGGAGCAAACCGATTGGGAGGGAATGCTCTGACCGAGACCCAGGTGTTTGGGGCCAGGGCCGGCCTGGCGGCTGCAGGAGTCAATCGGCAACCTAAAACACAAATCGTGCTTGAGTTGGCCAAAGAACAGTTAAATAAATTACCACCAGCCGGTTCAGGCAGAGGAAATGAGGTCGCTGCCCAATTGCGGCAGCGAATCAAGGAGATAGTTTGGAAGAGAGTTGCTGTTGGTTGTGAAGAGGCCGGGTTGTTGGCTGCCCGAACAGAGTTAGAGCTATTGGCTGATGAGTGGTCAGATAGCCGACCCCAAGACAATGCTGTCTTCCTGCCGTGGTGGGAGGTCGGCAATCTCTTGTTGACCGCGCGGGCCATGGTTGAGGCCTCATTGTGTCGACGGGAAAGCCGGGGCAGCTTTATACGGTTGGATTTTCCGCAGGAAGATCATAACTGGTTGGGCAACGTGTTTCTCCGATATGATGGAGGACAGATCAAGTCCCGGTTTCAGCCGCTCCCTAAACCACTTGAATTGTTATCTGAAGGTGGTACTGGCTAA